From Oreochromis niloticus isolate F11D_XX linkage group LG14, O_niloticus_UMD_NMBU, whole genome shotgun sequence, one genomic window encodes:
- the LOC102076649 gene encoding uncharacterized protein LOC102076649, translating to MKHCSSEIANKELTVGRCRRGEDEDKDTDCLQQFPHCPACKQDNDITLILPCSHTMCGQCVAAGEGARLHRQPMCSVWCPCCRHPVELPCLTWSSAISCLPKHPSMRSNHVNREASPEDHPPHVQEDNGKITDSSAASSTIIPVDGAVDLQEEEMEASVFGLHFALDHLDASTPPPSLHLSNSSLTVTYHEENPPVPAPEGKIRRPVMTSDPGALHHIRADVIIVRGQYYWEVEVCNSSIYKIGVISVDGSNGWWLERHSLTFWAVYDGNCELLCTIPPQIKTIGVFLNIGGGTLSFHNPLTQEHLTTLPTRFSTAGVVPALGLGQGRLRLRCGLPPPVYVFLSKNSTYREPHGNSRSEWRQEVPFQSVRKVIQKFEKLALSDSDSGLVSSFGSSCSTLASFPDVGVPGTFQSGKAGQETEP from the exons ATGAAGCACTGTTCTTCTGAAATAGCAAACAAGGAGTTGACTGTGGGAAGATGCAGAAGGGGAGAGGATGAGGACAAAGACACAGATTGTTTGCAGCAGTTCCCCCACTGTCCAGCTTGTAAACAAGATAATGACATCACTCTGATCCTGCCATGCTCTCACACCATGTGTGGTCAGTGTGTAGCAGCTGGAGAGGGAGCGAGGCTACATCGTCAACCCATGTGCTCTGTGTGGTGCCCCTGTTGTCGGCATCCTGTGGAGCTGCCGTGCTTGACCTGGTCATCTGCCATATCCTGCCTCCCAAAACATCCCAGCATGAGATCTAATCATGTCAACAGAGAGGCCTCACCTGAGGATCATCCGCCACATGTGCAG GAGGACAACGGTAAAATAACAG ATTCCAGTGCTGCCAGTTCCACAATAATACCAGTGGATGGTGCTGTAGACCTACAGGAGGAGGAAATGGAGGCTTCTGTCTTTG GACTGCATTTTGCTCTGGATCATCTTGATGCTTCAACTCCCCCACCATCCCTCCATCTTTCCAACTCGTCTTTAACTGTCACCTACCACGAAGAGAATCCCCCTGTACCAGCTCCAGAAGGGAAAATCAGAAGACCTGTGATGACCTCTGACCCAGGGGCTCTCCATCATATTCGTGCTGATGTAATAATTGTACGGGGCCAGTACTACTGGGAGGTGGAAGTGTGTAATAGCTCCATCTACAAGATCG GTGTGATCTCAGTGGATGGTTCTAATGGCTGGTGGCTCGAAAGGCACAGCTTGACTTTTTGGGCAGTGTATGATGGGAACTGTGAGCTGCTTTGTACCATCCCACCTCAAATCAAAACCATTGGGGTCTTCCTAAACATTGGAGGAGGGACCCTAAGCTTCCACAACCCTCTAACCCAGGAGCATCTTACCACACTGCCAACACGTTTCAGCACTGCTGGAGTGGTCCCAGCTCTGGGCCTGGGCCAGGGCAGACTGAGACTGCGCTGCGGCCTACCCCCGCCTGTTTACGTATTTCTTAGTAAGAACTCAACCTACAGGGAGCCTCATGGAAACAGCAGAAGTGAGTGGCGCCAGGAGGTTCCCTTTCAGTCGGTTAGGAAAGTGATCCAGAAGTTTGAGAAGCTGGCACTTTCGGACTCAGACTCAGGTCTGGTGTCTAGTTTTGGATCATCATGCTCCACCTTGGCTTCCTTTCCAGATGTGGGGGTTCCTGGGACCTTTCAGTCAGGGAAAGCAGGACAGGAAACTGAGCCCTAA